A single region of the Winslowiella toletana genome encodes:
- the cysJ gene encoding NADPH-dependent assimilatory sulfite reductase flavoprotein subunit, with protein sequence MTTQAPPSSLLPLNPEQLARLQAATGDFSTTQLAWLSGYFWGMVNQTPGSAVVSAPAPVDVPAITLLSASQTGNARRLSEQLRDDLLAAKLNVNLVNAGDYKFKQIAQEKLLVVVTSTQGEGEPPEEAVALHKFLMSKKAPKLNDTAFAVFGLGDTSYEFFSQAGKDFDGKLAELGGDRLLARVDADVEYAADAEQWRKQIVEILKARVPSESPAQAAATAAGSVNEVHSSPYTKEQPLTASFAVNQKITGRDSDKDVRHIEIDLGDSGLRYQPGDALGVWFENDPALVQELTELLWLKGDESVEVNGSTLPLSEALQKHFELTVNTPQIVERFAHLSRNEALLALVADKAQLQHYAQNTPIVDMARQAPTELHAEQLTELLRPLTPRLYSIASSQAETENEVHITVGAVRYEIDGRPRAGGASSYLADRLEEDAEIRVFIEHNDNFRLPANPETPVIMIGPGTGIAPFRAFMQQRDNDAAGGKNWLFFGNPHFTDDFLYQVEWQRFVKDGLLTNIDLAWSRDQQHKIYVQDKIRAKGAEVWRWIEEGAHIYVCGDANRMAKDVEQALLEVVAEHGGMDTETADEFLSELRIERRYQRDVY encoded by the coding sequence ATGACGACTCAGGCTCCCCCAAGTTCTCTGCTTCCGCTAAACCCGGAGCAACTCGCGCGCTTGCAGGCGGCGACAGGTGATTTTTCTACCACGCAGCTCGCATGGCTCTCAGGTTATTTTTGGGGGATGGTCAATCAGACTCCGGGTAGTGCTGTGGTCAGCGCGCCTGCGCCGGTTGACGTGCCGGCAATCACCCTGCTTTCCGCTTCGCAAACCGGTAATGCCCGTCGCCTGTCAGAACAGCTGCGAGACGATTTACTGGCGGCCAAACTGAACGTTAATCTGGTGAATGCCGGTGACTATAAGTTCAAGCAAATCGCCCAGGAAAAACTGCTGGTGGTCGTGACGTCTACCCAGGGCGAGGGCGAGCCACCGGAAGAAGCGGTTGCGCTGCATAAATTCCTGATGTCGAAGAAAGCGCCGAAACTTAACGATACCGCGTTTGCAGTATTTGGTCTGGGTGATACTTCTTACGAGTTCTTTAGTCAGGCCGGTAAAGATTTTGACGGCAAGCTGGCTGAGCTGGGCGGCGATCGGCTGCTGGCGCGCGTCGATGCTGACGTTGAGTACGCTGCCGATGCTGAGCAGTGGCGTAAGCAGATTGTTGAGATTCTTAAAGCGCGCGTGCCGAGTGAATCACCGGCTCAGGCCGCAGCAACCGCGGCGGGCAGTGTAAATGAAGTGCACTCCAGCCCGTATACCAAAGAGCAACCGCTGACCGCCAGCTTTGCCGTCAACCAGAAAATCACCGGCCGCGACTCGGATAAAGACGTGCGCCATATTGAAATCGATTTAGGTGATTCCGGGCTGCGCTATCAGCCGGGTGATGCGCTGGGCGTCTGGTTTGAAAACGATCCAGCGCTGGTGCAGGAGCTGACAGAACTGCTGTGGTTAAAGGGTGACGAAAGCGTTGAGGTGAATGGCAGTACCTTGCCACTGTCCGAAGCGTTGCAGAAGCACTTCGAATTGACGGTCAATACGCCGCAGATTGTCGAGCGCTTTGCTCATCTGTCACGTAATGAAGCTTTACTGGCGTTGGTTGCCGATAAAGCGCAGCTTCAGCACTACGCGCAGAACACGCCAATTGTCGATATGGCGCGCCAGGCGCCCACTGAGCTGCATGCCGAACAGCTGACCGAATTACTGCGTCCGCTGACGCCACGCCTCTACTCCATTGCCTCGTCGCAGGCGGAGACTGAGAATGAAGTGCATATCACCGTCGGTGCGGTGCGTTATGAAATTGATGGCCGTCCACGTGCCGGTGGTGCATCGAGCTATCTGGCCGATCGGCTGGAAGAAGATGCTGAGATCCGGGTGTTTATCGAACACAACGATAATTTCCGTCTGCCTGCCAATCCGGAAACCCCGGTAATTATGATTGGCCCGGGCACCGGTATTGCGCCATTCCGCGCCTTTATGCAGCAGCGTGATAATGATGCTGCCGGCGGCAAAAACTGGTTGTTCTTTGGCAATCCTCATTTCACCGATGATTTCCTGTATCAGGTTGAGTGGCAGCGCTTTGTCAAAGATGGCCTGCTGACCAATATCGATTTAGCCTGGTCCCGTGACCAGCAGCATAAAATATACGTACAAGATAAAATCCGTGCGAAAGGTGCGGAAGTGTGGCGCTGGATTGAGGAAGGTGCCCACATTTACGTCTGCGGCGATGCCAATCGTATGGCAAAAGACGTTGAGCAGGCATTACTGGAAGTGGTAGCCGAACACGGTGGCATGGACACCGAAACGGCTGACGAATTTTTAAGTGAGCTGCGCATTGAGCGCCGTTATCAGCGAGACGTTTACTAA
- the queD gene encoding 6-carboxytetrahydropterin synthase QueD, whose protein sequence is MATTLFKDFQFEAAHHLPNVPEGHKCGRLHGHSFMVRIEITGEVDAHTGWVMDFAELKAAFKPLYDRLDHYYLNDIPGLENPTSEVLAKWIWDQMKPTLPELSAVMVKETCTAGCVYKG, encoded by the coding sequence ATGGCAACCACGCTATTTAAAGATTTCCAGTTTGAAGCCGCGCACCATCTACCTAACGTGCCGGAAGGCCATAAATGTGGTCGCCTGCACGGACACTCGTTTATGGTTCGTATTGAAATCACCGGCGAAGTGGATGCGCATACCGGCTGGGTAATGGATTTTGCTGAGCTAAAAGCGGCGTTCAAACCGCTATACGATCGGCTTGATCACTATTATCTGAACGATATTCCCGGCCTGGAAAATCCAACCAGCGAAGTGCTGGCGAAATGGATTTGGGATCAGATGAAACCGACGCTGCCGGAACTGAGTGCGGTTATGGTGAAAGAGACCTGTACGGCGGGATGCGTCTATAAAGGTTAA
- the queE gene encoding 7-carboxy-7-deazaguanine synthase QueE: MQYPINEMFQTLQGEGFYTGVPAIFIRLQGCPVGCSWCDTKHTWDKLADRETSLGDILIKTVETDAWGSADAEALLATIAQQGWTARHVVITGGEPSIYDLTPLTVALEEAGFSCQIETSGTHEVKCSARTWVTVSPKVNMRGGYDVLSQALVRADEIKHPVARQRDIEALEALLATLADDKPRIVALQPISQKDDATKLCIETCIARNWRLSMQTHKYLNIA; this comes from the coding sequence ATGCAGTACCCGATTAATGAGATGTTCCAGACATTGCAGGGCGAAGGTTTTTACACCGGCGTTCCGGCAATTTTTATCCGCTTGCAAGGATGTCCGGTTGGCTGCAGCTGGTGCGATACCAAACATACGTGGGATAAGCTGGCCGATCGGGAAACCTCGCTGGGCGATATTCTGATTAAAACCGTTGAAACCGATGCCTGGGGTTCGGCGGATGCTGAAGCGCTGCTGGCGACCATTGCTCAGCAAGGCTGGACCGCACGCCATGTGGTGATCACCGGCGGTGAGCCGAGCATTTATGATCTGACGCCGTTAACCGTTGCGCTTGAAGAGGCCGGTTTCAGTTGTCAGATTGAAACCAGCGGCACGCACGAGGTTAAGTGTTCAGCCCGCACCTGGGTGACGGTGTCGCCGAAGGTGAATATGCGTGGTGGCTATGATGTGCTGTCACAGGCGCTGGTTCGTGCCGATGAGATTAAGCATCCGGTAGCACGTCAGCGTGATATTGAGGCATTGGAAGCGTTGCTGGCGACACTGGCAGACGATAAGCCGCGAATTGTGGCCCTGCAGCCGATCAGTCAGAAGGACGATGCGACGAAATTGTGCATTGAAACCTGCATTGCGCGTAACTGGCGTTTGTCGATGCAGACGCATAAATATCTGAATATTGCCTGA
- a CDS encoding LysR family transcriptional regulator: MDRLIASRVFVTIVERNSLTAAAEALSMSRGMVTRYLTQMEQWAGARLLHRTTRRLSLTDVGERTLLRCRALLELTEQIENDSLHHSGELTGLLRVSCSLSLAHSTMAAAVLAFQQQHPKVRIDMHISNQQVNLVEERIDLALRITNELLPGVIARPLGICDSVLCATPDYLAQHGQPQNPQALAEHNCLTYTWFGKSLWRFSRDDTLTEMAVSGNLSANDSFFLLAATQAGSGISMQPYYSVAGLLARGELQEVLPDYRLEPLHIYGVYSSRRQLHPALRALIDFLVQWFASTPLLQSRWGG, translated from the coding sequence ATGGATCGTCTGATCGCCAGTCGGGTTTTTGTCACTATTGTTGAGCGCAACAGCCTCACTGCTGCCGCGGAAGCGCTGTCGATGTCACGCGGTATGGTGACGCGTTATCTGACGCAGATGGAGCAGTGGGCCGGTGCGCGCTTGCTGCATCGCACCACTCGTCGCCTGAGCCTGACTGATGTGGGTGAACGCACCTTATTACGCTGTCGTGCGCTGCTGGAGTTAACCGAGCAGATTGAGAACGACTCACTGCATCACAGCGGTGAGTTAACCGGATTGCTGCGCGTCTCGTGCTCGTTATCGCTGGCACACAGCACCATGGCGGCGGCGGTGCTGGCATTTCAGCAGCAGCATCCGAAGGTGCGGATTGATATGCATATCAGCAATCAGCAGGTCAATCTGGTGGAAGAGCGGATTGATTTGGCGCTGCGTATCACCAATGAGCTATTGCCGGGAGTGATTGCGCGGCCCCTTGGCATATGCGACTCGGTGCTTTGCGCGACGCCGGACTATCTGGCGCAGCATGGCCAACCGCAGAATCCACAGGCGCTGGCAGAGCATAACTGCCTGACTTACACCTGGTTTGGTAAAAGTTTATGGCGTTTCAGCCGCGATGACACGCTGACTGAGATGGCGGTTAGCGGAAATCTCAGTGCCAATGACTCATTCTTTTTGCTGGCGGCAACGCAGGCGGGTAGCGGTATCAGTATGCAACCTTACTATTCCGTTGCCGGATTGCTTGCCCGCGGCGAATTGCAGGAGGTGTTACCGGATTACAGGCTGGAACCGTTGCATATCTATGGCGTGTACAGCTCGCGCCGTCAGCTGCATCCGGCACTGCGGGCGCTGATTGATTTTCTGGTGCAATGGTTTGCCAGTACACCGCTGTTACAGTCGCGCTGGGGCGGCTAA
- a CDS encoding MBL fold metallo-hydrolase, which translates to MKIRLLLSMGVAALSLSSPLFAASKLNIDVYNPGKASVFAVSSEIISGPSEVALIDAQFQRNDAQELVKRIKASGKTLTTVYISHSDPDYYFGLDTIKAAFPQAKILATPQTIALIDQTKDLKLKYWGPILKENAPQELITPQPLHGDSFSVDGERIEVKGLKGPSPERSWLWVPSLKTMLGGVVVSGNNIHVWLADTQTQQQRADWLKTLDEAIALRPVRVIPGHFLPGADENVKSITFTQDYLRAVEKALPESKNSAELIKIIKAQYPDLEEASSLELGAKVLKGEMRWP; encoded by the coding sequence ATGAAAATTCGTCTGTTATTATCGATGGGCGTTGCCGCTCTCAGCCTCTCTTCTCCCCTTTTTGCCGCCAGTAAACTCAATATTGATGTTTATAATCCCGGTAAAGCCAGCGTGTTTGCCGTCAGCTCCGAGATTATTTCCGGCCCAAGTGAAGTGGCGCTGATTGATGCGCAGTTCCAGCGCAATGACGCGCAGGAGTTGGTAAAACGGATTAAGGCCAGCGGCAAAACGCTGACAACGGTCTATATCAGCCATTCCGATCCGGACTACTATTTCGGTCTCGATACCATTAAAGCGGCGTTTCCTCAGGCTAAAATTCTCGCCACGCCACAAACTATTGCGCTGATCGATCAAACTAAAGATCTGAAGCTGAAGTATTGGGGACCGATACTGAAAGAGAATGCGCCGCAGGAATTAATCACTCCGCAACCGCTGCACGGCGATAGCTTCAGCGTAGACGGAGAGCGTATTGAAGTTAAAGGACTGAAGGGGCCATCACCGGAGCGCAGCTGGCTGTGGGTGCCATCACTGAAAACCATGCTCGGTGGTGTAGTGGTCAGCGGCAACAACATTCACGTCTGGCTGGCTGATACGCAGACCCAACAACAGCGCGCCGACTGGCTGAAAACGCTGGATGAAGCGATTGCATTAAGACCAGTGCGGGTGATCCCAGGCCACTTCCTGCCGGGAGCGGATGAGAATGTTAAATCAATCACTTTTACCCAGGACTATTTGCGCGCGGTCGAGAAAGCCCTGCCCGAGAGCAAAAACTCTGCTGAGCTGATCAAAATTATTAAAGCGCAGTATCCGGATTTAGAAGAGGCGTCGTCTCTGGAACTGGGTGCTAAAGTGCTGAAAGGTGAAATGCGCTGGCCATAG
- a CDS encoding acyltransferase family protein, whose product MKYRADIDGLRALAVLPVIAYHMGIPGIPGGFTGVDIFFVISGYLICGIIWQSAIKGAFSYLDFYKRRCLRILPPLFAVLATTLIFGYHHLLPAAFTDLSNSAIATTLFSSNIFFWREVDYFAGPAELKPLLHTWSLAVEEQFYIIFPIVLLLAVKWCRQRVTQMMLLIIAGSFLLSIVGVLKKPDFTFYMLPTRAWELALGGLIAVSTLETKVSALRLSTRNLISVIGLLLILFGFLWLDSSKPFPSWNALWPCVGSFLLILAGRDALINRLLALKPIVYIGMISYCLYLWHWPIIVYTKMFYNFSGINLYLVIVASTFGLAVASRYLIEIPFRYKLTAIRPAGIVAASVAGLVALGGATLYMGHFKNHSGQFSDEALALAKFSQYHGSDEYYYQFRTGRCLIDGNNEAKGKYDYDFCLKTSDTEKNYLLIGDSHAAHLWRALSLAAGEKINLMQITASGCKPVSRQSVNNKCTELMDYAFRQWIPKHKLDGVIISARWKQADIAPLEATLKELKKTTDNIIVLGPTVEYSEPLPDLLAYQQGGRKDLVANSVDGKIKVTDRQLNQSMGQQQVQYISVYNIICPDNVCRALASNGQPSAFDYGHFTLSGANDVAQQVILQMHHNKFM is encoded by the coding sequence ATGAAGTATCGCGCAGATATTGATGGCCTGCGGGCATTAGCTGTGCTGCCTGTTATTGCTTATCATATGGGCATTCCCGGCATACCTGGCGGTTTTACCGGTGTAGACATTTTCTTTGTTATTTCCGGATATCTGATCTGCGGCATCATATGGCAGAGTGCGATTAAAGGAGCATTTTCCTACCTCGATTTCTATAAGCGACGCTGCTTACGTATTTTACCGCCATTATTTGCCGTATTGGCGACCACCCTGATATTTGGCTACCACCATTTGTTGCCGGCGGCTTTCACCGATCTGAGCAATAGCGCCATCGCAACCACGCTGTTTTCATCGAATATTTTTTTCTGGCGAGAAGTCGACTATTTTGCTGGTCCGGCAGAGCTTAAACCACTGCTACACACCTGGTCACTGGCGGTTGAAGAGCAATTCTATATTATCTTCCCGATAGTACTGCTGTTGGCGGTGAAGTGGTGCCGTCAACGCGTAACGCAAATGATGCTGCTGATTATTGCCGGTTCGTTTTTGCTGAGTATCGTGGGCGTGCTAAAAAAACCTGACTTTACCTTCTACATGCTGCCTACCCGCGCGTGGGAGCTGGCATTGGGTGGGCTGATTGCGGTTTCCACGCTGGAGACAAAGGTCAGCGCGCTGCGATTATCCACCAGAAATCTGATAAGTGTTATTGGCTTATTACTGATTTTGTTTGGTTTTTTATGGCTTGATAGCAGTAAACCTTTTCCTTCATGGAATGCGCTCTGGCCGTGCGTCGGCAGTTTTCTGCTCATTCTGGCCGGTCGTGATGCGTTAATAAACCGTCTGCTGGCGCTAAAGCCGATAGTCTATATCGGCATGATCTCGTATTGCCTCTATCTCTGGCACTGGCCGATTATTGTATACACTAAAATGTTCTATAATTTCAGTGGGATAAATCTATATCTGGTTATCGTTGCCAGTACTTTTGGGCTGGCAGTCGCTTCGCGTTATCTGATCGAAATTCCTTTTCGCTACAAGCTTACAGCTATACGTCCTGCCGGAATCGTAGCGGCATCCGTTGCGGGTCTGGTGGCGCTGGGCGGCGCCACGCTTTATATGGGGCACTTTAAAAATCACTCTGGTCAATTTTCTGATGAAGCACTGGCGCTGGCTAAGTTTTCTCAGTACCACGGTTCTGATGAGTATTACTATCAGTTTCGCACCGGCCGCTGTTTGATTGATGGCAATAACGAAGCCAAAGGTAAATATGACTACGATTTCTGCCTGAAAACTTCCGATACTGAAAAGAACTATTTGCTGATTGGCGACAGTCATGCGGCCCACTTATGGCGTGCGCTGAGTCTGGCAGCCGGTGAAAAAATAAACCTTATGCAGATTACAGCGTCGGGGTGCAAACCAGTCAGCAGGCAGTCCGTAAATAATAAATGCACTGAACTGATGGACTATGCCTTCAGGCAGTGGATACCGAAGCATAAGCTTGATGGGGTGATTATCTCTGCTCGCTGGAAACAGGCCGATATTGCGCCACTCGAAGCGACGCTGAAAGAGCTGAAGAAAACCACGGACAATATCATTGTGCTGGGCCCAACAGTGGAGTACAGCGAGCCGCTACCAGACCTGTTAGCCTATCAGCAGGGTGGACGTAAGGATTTGGTGGCAAATTCGGTAGACGGTAAGATCAAAGTCACCGACCGCCAGCTGAATCAAAGCATGGGGCAGCAGCAGGTGCAGTATATCTCGGTATATAACATTATTTGTCCGGATAATGTGTGCCGTGCACTGGCATCCAATGGTCAGCCCAGTGCCTTTGACTATGGCCACTTTACTCTCAGTGGTGCAAATGACGTCGCTCAACAGGTGATTTTACAGATGCACCATAATAAATTTATGTGA